The Engystomops pustulosus chromosome 7, aEngPut4.maternal, whole genome shotgun sequence DNA window ggtctccagggctgctacctaacaaTGTATGCagctttgtatcctctcctattcCCTTAAGGCCTGTTTTTTTCTCTTCCATGGTTGCAATCCTTATTctgctagtggagtcactgtattaaaTTGCTACTCCTGTATTAATGCCAAGTTACATCTTGtttcatactccagagctgcactctcttCTGGTAGAGtcactatgtacagtacatacattacagtacttatcctgtactgatcctgaatttcatcctgtattataatccagaaACACACTTAGTATTCTGCTGGCTGTCAAGTGTAATGTATATGGACAGCCAAAACCCCATTGTTTTGTGAGAAAAAATGGGGAATGATTTTATTTTCATTGATGTcaatgctgctctctagtgatggataggctgtattctcagtgatgtcactgctgctctctagtgatggataggctgtattctcagtaatgtcattgctgctctctagtgaatggataggctgtattctcagtgatgtcactgctgctctctagtgaatggataggctgtattctcagtgatgtcactgctgctctctagtgatggataggctgtattctcagtgatgtcactgctgctctctagtgattgataggctgtattctcagtgctgtcactgctgctctctagtgaatggataggctgtattcttagtgatgtcatcgctgctctctagtgatggataggctgtattctcagtgatgtcactgctgctctctagtgatggataggctgtattctcagtgatgtcactgctgctctctagtgatggataggctgtattctcagtgatgtcactgctctctagtgatggatagcctgtattctcagtgatgtcactgctgcttgctagtgatggataggctgtattctcagtaatgtcactgctgctctctagtgatggatagcctgtattctcagtgatgtcactgctgctctctagtgaatggataggctgtattctcagtgatggtactgctgctctctagtgaatggataggctgtattctcagtgatggtactgctgctctctagtgaatggctGTATTGCCATTCTTTGTACTTATTTTTATTCCAGAGCTCACTATCCTGGGACTCTTACCGTTGAAGATGCAGTGTCTACAGGGAAAAAGCTTTGGTCTTCAGAGGATTACAGCACTTTCAATGATGAGattggtggaggctgctgggcacgAATCCTCAACCAGAATTATGTCAATGGGAACATGACATCGTGAGTCtactttattaaactttttatgtTATTTGTCAATGACCCTTGTACAGGCGTTTAATGCCACCTCTGATCCCACAGAAACAATCGTGCAGGTAACATTTATATCTTCCCCCTGTAGAACCATTTCGTGGAATCTCGTGGCCAGTTATTATGAGCAACTGCCGTTTGGTCTGGAAGGACTGATGACGGCCAAGGAACCTTGGAGTGGCAATTACATTGTATCGTCTCCCATCTGGATAACAGGTAATTTCCTACCTAAAAGAGATAGTGTTGACAATTTTTGTTTTGACTCCTTAAATGTTGACAacaaaatatattgtaatgtGTCGGTCATCTTTCCTGAGCTCTAGTAACAGAACTTGGTCATCTACTTTACAGCAGCCTCGTGGACGTAGGCATCAATGGTCCGGCACAAACTCATTGAAGTCTATTGGAGAGTTCCCAGTTGAGATGGGAAGTGTAGATAAGAtgttacatcatgtattgtcagttgCGAAGGCAATGATTGCAATACAGTAAGAGATAAATCTATTGAAAACACACATCAGTGTTGTCTTTGATGAATGTGCTCAAAGGTAATGTCCATTTATAGGAAATTTTAGCAGAACAACCCAATAGGTTCACTAACagtatattatacttaccctgataaagATTCCCATTCACCTGGAGAAACGGGTTATGTGGACGCAGGGCAAAAGGACCAATGACATCTGCAAGACCCTTCAACCGCTGATAAAAGAGTAGCTATGATGGAGGGAGAAAGCATAGCTagtttgaacttgatggacttgtgtctttttccaaccttatatactatgaatgcACAACCCCCATTCATCTGACTGAAGCCGACAGGGAATGTCACAAAGTTCTGAGTCCTGCTGCCTGGGGCTCAAGAGATCTGCGGTGAACGGGAAACTTTACCTGGGTAAAAATTGTATGGGAGACATTGTTTAGGGTCTTATACTAAGGTTTCCTACAGGGCTGGCCCAACACTGGAACGGAGtccacaaatatataataaatttgtaCAGTTGGTTTAATGCAGTATGTGCTGAATATATTTTCATAAGAATTTTGGAAAAATTGGGGAAATTGAGAAGTCGATAGGTTCGCttactgactccacagccctggtaaACTATAAGTGTAGAACAATTTTAACCTAAAAACTTGGTTTTAAACTAGGTCAttctggtgacacattccctttaagagagTACAGAGAACCTTAAATGTAATTTTGAAGCTGGAGCTAAGCTGTCATGTATAATAGCCAAGCCAGACATGTATCACATCCAGCCTGAAATGCTGATAATGGGGAGTGATAGATTGAATGAATCCGTCATGGTGTCTGCAGCTTGTAATTGCCAGTTAAAACAGCAGTAGATTTGTTTACCTGCAGATAAAATTCTCACACAGCTGCGGGTTTGTTACAACACATCAATCTACACAATCCTCTTAGCTAAAGGCATCAGCACAAGACCGTTCATTCAAGGGATCATCCGTTGTATCCAATCTTTTTGCCTGGAGTCTTGATGTATGTGTTTTCCTCTGTCACAGCTCACACAACTCAGTTTACACAACCGGGATGGTTTTATCTAAAGACGGTTGGCCACTTGGAGAAAGGTGGGAGCTACGTGGCCCTCACTGACAGGATGGGGAACATCACAATTATTATTGAGACCATGGTAAGTAAGAGGCTGGAGATGTTTAGTAATCATGGAGCTATATGTTTCTTCCTGCCAactacattacatgtaatgttttTTTCCATACCTAGTATCTGGGTAACTTTTTCCGATGTGATCTTGGAGAGAAATTACCGAAGTCTAATGGATCTGTTAAATGTCCCATGATTAGAATAAACTTGTAATGGCTTCTGTTAGAGCTCCCGTTATTTGAGTCAATCATTGGACAGGAGCAattgggtgcagtgtattatactagaGATCAATTGATCTTATGTCAGTGTCCCCTTGGACAACTGACAacttggaaaacttattgactgggaaatgcattgtttgcAGCCTCCCCTTGCTCGTGAAAGGCTCGCCACCCTGCCCTTGCTCGTGAAAGGCTCGCCACCCTGCCCTTGCTCGTGAAAGGCTCGCCACCCTGCCCTCGCTTGTTAAAGGCTTGCCACTCTGCTCTTGCTCTATAAAATAGTGAGGGGTTTTCAACAGAAAAACCCTGTCTGTAAGAAAAATGCGCGCAAAAGATATCattgtgtgttttgttttttttctctttttaaataCTATACATTTGGTATAGTTGAGTTCGTGTGGACCAGTAGAAAAACTTTTTATGTCatctagccttttttttttttttttattatccccCATGACAGCCAAATGGAAGTTGACTCAACCCCTTCAGGACCACtccacctatatatacagcagcTTTTACTGTGACAACTTGCAGAAAGAATGTAAATTTACGTCATGACAGTAGCCAACTTTAAACGGCTATATTTTCTGAATCCTGGATCTAAAAACAGATGGGAGAATCACCCCTATAATTTGGTAAATGGATTGtctatggatgcttcacagaaccagagacatCCACTCTTAAATTTGTACtaaaaaaagtagatttttatctACAGCTTTCTATTgccgattgtaactttaagagtggatatctcctgTTCTGGTAGGCATCTATtaacaatccatatatcatattaaaagggagactctcctgtttaatatgactctCCGTttttaataagattttttttctagGTGCAAGTGTTCAGGAGATGTAGGCCTTTTAAGTGTACCCCCCTACAGAGGGTCAGCAGAAGGCAGATTATAGAAGGAGCTGCTGGAAACAGTTTCAatttcacttttcattattgcaGAAGTACATTCACCCTCTGGATctatagctgaacctgggaaagggtgatggaataaagCTGTACTGTTAATGATGTTAATATTTGGCCTGGTCCTTTTGGCACTAATGAAGATCGctactgaaagggttaacagtgcctggatcttatAGTCGGGAGGTGGGGGAGTCAAGCTGAGTGGATGGGGAAATTAGGGTTTGTTGGGGTTTAGTAATTAAAATAAGTAGTGGTGTGGGAGCAGAACTgtctctgtgtgtatatagcagagcagacgacaatgcactgtgccgcgattcaataagatcgtgcgcccccatttcctgaatgtgtcgcttcctcgctcaggtccgttggagttcaccatcttcctcccggtgcatgtaagtgcattgtatgcgacacagttttaaatcctgcggtttgtctgcaggtatgccccccgatttgtgctgctgcaacaaaatccgattgcgtgcggcaaaatccccttCAAAatgcctgtcacagcggcgcaaatccgaaaACGTCTGAATATCTGACTAAATTGTGGTCCGCTGGACCCTTagaaaatatgccccattatgtggGAGCTATTGAAgagatgtttttttctttccGTGTCTAAATCTTGGGTATATCTTATAGTCCAAAAGAAACTGTATATAAGTTAAATACTCCAATTCACATTTCcaacacattaccaaaaaaaacccctaaaaaagcAAAACATTAGTTAAAATAGTTTTGAGGCATTCGGTATGATATTAGAAATAAGACTCTAATACCCAGAGATGACCCTTTGTTAAGATTTCCAATGTTAAGTTTTAACAATATTTGAATTACAAACAGTATGTGTGTGTTATTTCCCAGATTCTAATCCTCTCCTCAATTATGTATCTAGTCTCATGACCACTCTGTCTGTATCCGACCCCCACTGCCCAAATTTAACGTCTCTGCGCAGAATGCCACCTTTAAGCTGGATGGATCCTTTGTGAGTATCAAAAATGTTAATGTCAAAGTATATAACAATTCTTAATTAAACCTTTATATCATTATTCTGATTTATACATGACCTCTCTTTGTAGAATGATCTGAAGTCTCTGCAGGTCTGGTATTCCAAGCTGTGCACCAATGCCACCAAACCCACTCTATTCACAAAGAAGGCAGCAATACCGGTAACTATGTAAAACCTGTCTGACACTAAACTTACAGAAAAGAAAAGGGGTCAAGAAAGGTTCTGATCTTAATAGTTTATATATAAGGGGGAGATTCATGAGGTGAAGAATAAGCAAGAGCACTAAGCAGAGTTGTTTTATATCTGTCACGAATAAGGTCAGATACAAAAGATGGGGGATGAGTCCTGACCTTAAGCTAATATATTCCCGTTATGCACTATAGAATAAGTATAATCTAAAGCAGAGATGTTTAAAATCTATAACAAGTGGAAATACAAGTGGTGGGAAGCATACAATCAGTATGAATAAGGAAATATAGAAGTGGTGCAGCAGCTTTCGGAGCTTACAGCTTCAGGAATATGGGGAGAGATGAGAGGTGAAGGACAAGTAAGCACCCTCAGTATGCATTCTGGAAATACACACTGGTTAAACTGTACTGAACATTTTTATCAATTTCCTTcataaatagatttttaaaagcGTTATTGACATAAAATCTTACCAGATGTTGGTAACAACACATCCGTTCAACAATGGCAGAAACAAAATCTAAAAATGCATGTCCAAAAATTATGTGTTTTAATGAGAAATGACACAGGGTAAAAATATTGAACACACAAAGAGAGATGCATAAAGCCATGGAGGGTCAAGACACTAGCTGAAATCGATCAGTAATCAATCCTGTCACTTCAAAATAAATGACCTGTAATAAGGTATCTTATAAACAAGACAAGAAACATCTAATTGGAAAAGCCAGTGAGCTGTCTCGTGACCTGTgcaacttggcccttttttgtttttgtgtttccatatttcgctccccaccttcataagtctataacgttttcattttcccatacaCAGAGCTGggcatgggcttgttttctgcaaagcAAATTTTAATTTGAATGCCAATGGCTAAGCCACCAGCAGCGGTTGTGGGtgtctgcaatatgcagcaaacacctggctTGTATGGAGAGGAGTCATGAGTGCTCTCCATACTCCCAAAACAAGACATTCTTGATAAAAATCTGTTACCATTTTCTAGGATGATGAACATGCAATGAGGGAGGACATTTCAGATAGACAATGATCTCAAATACGCAGCTAAGAAAACTTCTTTCTCTTAAACCAAAGAATGGCCCAGCCAATCACCTGACCTGGATCCTTCAGAGAATCTATAGAATGAACTAAAGCTCAGAGGTTATATAAGGACCTCACTGATGTTTCAGGATTTGAAGAGTGTTTTTATGGAAGAATGGGCCAGAATCACACCTGAGCAATGTATAAGACTAGATTCTCCATACAGGAGGTGTATTGAAGCTGTAATCAACAACAGAGGTTTTGGTATAAAGCATTAAATACATATCAGTAAGTGTGTTTTTAAAAGTCATTCCTTGTGTCATTTCTCATTATGACATACATTTTGGTTTGATTTCTTTGCCAGTATGGATTGGATGGTTTGTGACCAACATCTGATGAGAGATTCATGTCAATAGAACTATATTTACTTTGATGTTAAATTGATAACCTGTACATTACTTATTTCACCTAAGCATATATTCTTAAAATTTTAAGGCCACATTCGGACGGCTCTGTGCATGGGTGTAGCACATATGTGGGTGGAggagtgagtgctcctcacccctgctctctccatagaaatacaagTAGTATCGGGGGacatagacctcaatgggggccCCGATGCAAATTCTGCAgccagattattatttttttttgttctggttTTAGAGTGAAACTAAAAAGTTTGGATCCTGTCCTTAGGAgcttacattttctttttttcactggcttttaaatataaaatcttcTTATATCTTTCAAAATGCTGAAAAGATGACCTTGTGTTTTTAAGGTTAAAGACGGTTCATTTACTCTGGAGCTCAACGTGGATGAGGTTTACACATTGACAACCCTAAAAACAGGCCAGAAAGGCTCGTATCCAAACCCACCAGAATCTCAACCTTTCCCTCGAAAATATAAGGATGACTTCAATGTCCGTAAGTTCCTGAGAAATACTGGGGAAAATTTATTTATCTGTCcgcaacagaattctgttgtactttgcactaaGAAACTGTCTGCACCCTGATTTTTATAACCAGGGTTGTAGACTGTTTTCTGTCTCTCCTATGACTAGCTGGACAAAAGGGTTGTGGCCTATCGTAAGGGGGCTTGACATTACGCAAAAAGGTCCATGCGCCAAAAATATTCctgacccgacagaattttgtcctagttttctggcgtaaagtaagcgagctaataggaggtgcagagtacgactagacagtcttatactaggacagatttatcatccagcattagacacttatatgaatgtggtgcagaataagacggtctaatctaactctgcactgtataactttaggacactttttataaatctgccccatcgtgtCCATTGGTTCTCAAACATCTTCTTAAGTTTGTATGATGTCAGCATTGAGCTGCAGGACTTTATGATCATTTCGTTATGGTGCCATTCTCCGTAAGAGATCTTGTTACTTGTAATAAATAATACaagattttatatgttttatctgCTTTCTTATCTAGGTAACCCTCCCTTCAGTGAAGCTCCATATTTCGCAGATCAATCAGGAGTCTTTGAGTATTTTACAAACACCTCAGATCCCGGAGATCACGTCTTCACACTCCGTCAAGTCCTGACTCAGCGGCCAATCACCTGGGCTACTGACTCTTATCAGGCAATCAGCGTGATTGGAGATTACTCATGGTGAGAAATCTCTTGTACTCGTTACTACATGAGTAGCACATGGACCCCAggcaatatatttaaatatcTTTACAATGCAAAGAAAAAATTGAGCcctataagggtgatgccacacatggcgtttttagtccgtttttaagcatgcgtttttagtttgttaaaaaatgcatcctttttgactgtttttgtctgttttttcccaattatcttaattaagataattgtgaaaaatggacaaaaactatcaaaaacgcatgcgttttcaaaaagcgGATTCGtttcgtttaaaaaaaaaaaaaaaaactcttgctGAAAAACTGACttaaaactccatgtgtggcatcaccctaagggtatgATGAGGATAGGATGGAGTTTGTTTTGATAGTGAATGAAAAAACAAATGAAGATATTCATACTCGGAAGCATGACTTTTGCTTTATGTAACCTGACGCGTTATAGACCATTGCAGTCTTCAATGGTTGTTAGGAGACTTCGGAGAGCTGACTATCTCCCTTGGTTTTTCTACTACAAGGACTATCCTTTTTGTCCAAGTGGTGCACTAAGGAGCTGAGCTGACTACTTCTCATTTGTTTCTATATGATAGTacatattcagcaacagagggaaAGCGGAGAGTGTGAAAATGGTGAGAAATGATGAGTGAAAATACAACAGATAAGATTCTGTTCTTTAACTTGACCCTTCCGCTCCACACAGGTCCAATGTTACCATAACCTGTGACGTCTACATCGAGACCCCGGATACAGGCAGTGTTTTTATTGCTGCCAGGATAGATCAGGGCGGGTCACCTGCATATTTGGCCAAAGGGATCTTTTTATGGGTCTTTGCAGACGGTACTTATAAAGTCACAGCAGATTTGCGTAAGTATTCACCCCCAGAGGAATGTAGAGCAAGCTGTCACAGTCTTGTATTGTCTCCTAATttctctgttttttccttttttagttGGGAAGATCATACTGAGGAAGGGTCTCTCTGGGGTCCGGGCAAGACACTGGCACACACTGACCCTCCGTGTTGAGGTAAGAGGGAGAGTAATCCTGTATTTCTACCATTTatcttgttttttaaaatttcagtTATTTCAGCTAGCAGCAAAAATAAAAAGGCGAGGAAACCCTGTTCTGGATCCCctataaatatttacattttccGCAGATCAGCAGTTCCTGACCAATAAAACATCTGTTCCTGATTAGATGCCATGGGCCAGTACA harbors:
- the GALC gene encoding galactocerebrosidase isoform X1, with protein sequence MWPLWWAALCVQGVRAVYELSDRGGLGREFDGIGAVSGGGATSRLLVNYPEPYRSQILDYLFKPNFGASLHIFKVEIGGDAQTTDGTEPSHMHYPDDQNYFRGYEWWLMKEAKKRNPNIKLVGLPWAFPGWIGNGKNWPYDFPDVTAYYVVSWIIGAKQYHDLDIDYVGIWNERAFDATYIKLLRYTLDKSGLERVRIIASDNLWQPIAFQMLRDAELLRVVDVIGAHYPGTLTVEDAVSTGKKLWSSEDYSTFNDEIGGGCWARILNQNYVNGNMTSTISWNLVASYYEQLPFGLEGLMTAKEPWSGNYIVSSPIWITAHTTQFTQPGWFYLKTVGHLEKGGSYVALTDRMGNITIIIETMSHDHSVCIRPPLPKFNVSAQNATFKLDGSFNDLKSLQVWYSKLCTNATKPTLFTKKAAIPVKDGSFTLELNVDEVYTLTTLKTGQKGSYPNPPESQPFPRKYKDDFNVRNPPFSEAPYFADQSGVFEYFTNTSDPGDHVFTLRQVLTQRPITWATDSYQAISVIGDYSWSNVTITCDVYIETPDTGSVFIAARIDQGGSPAYLAKGIFLWVFADGTYKVTADLLGKIILRKGLSGVRARHWHTLTLRVEGCTAYGLLNGSLLFKDVLTVGPMHGWVAIGTGSFEFAQFDNFMVEAEVTDT
- the GALC gene encoding galactocerebrosidase isoform X2, which encodes MWPLWWAALCVQGVRAVYELSDRGGLGREFDGIGAVSGGGATSRLLVNYPEPYRSQILDYLFKPNFGASLHIFKVEIGGDAQTTDGTEPSHMHYPDDQNYFRGYEWWLMKEAKKRNPNIKLVGLPWAFPGWIGNGKNWPYDFPDVTAYYVVSWIIGAKQYHDLDIDYVGIWNERAFDATYIKVLRHTLDRLGLNNVGIIAADGQWEIAHDMVVDPYLNDAVQIIGAHYPGTLTVEDAVSTGKKLWSSEDYSTFNDEIGGGCWARILNQNYVNGNMTSTISWNLVASYYEQLPFGLEGLMTAKEPWSGNYIVSSPIWITAHTTQFTQPGWFYLKTVGHLEKGGSYVALTDRMGNITIIIETMSHDHSVCIRPPLPKFNVSAQNATFKLDGSFNDLKSLQVWYSKLCTNATKPTLFTKKAAIPVKDGSFTLELNVDEVYTLTTLKTGQKGSYPNPPESQPFPRKYKDDFNVRNPPFSEAPYFADQSGVFEYFTNTSDPGDHVFTLRQVLTQRPITWATDSYQAISVIGDYSWSNVTITCDVYIETPDTGSVFIAARIDQGGSPAYLAKGIFLWVFADGTYKVTADLLGKIILRKGLSGVRARHWHTLTLRVEGCTAYGLLNGSLLFKDVLTVGPMHGWVAIGTGSFEFAQFDNFMVEAEVTDT